The genomic segment AGAATTTGAGTGGAGCAAAAGGCTTCCCGGATGGAATCCGATTAAAAATAGGCAAGATATTCTTGAGCGCCTAAAAGCCGCCCTTAAGAAAGAATTTGGAACCGCGGAGAATGTTGAACTGGAAAGTGAACAGTTTGATCCTTTTCATTTTTCAACGGCTGTCAAGTTTAAAGGGGAAAATGGTTTCCAGAGAATAGTCTGGTCCACACAAAAACCCGATTGTTCTGTTGAAATTCAGGATTTTGGTGATATTCATTTAGACGGATTTCTTTATCCAACAGGCAAAACTTTAGCTTGGCAGAGTCCTGATAAAAAGTGGCATTTAATGCGTTTTAAGGGCTCTGGTGTCGACCGTTGTTTAGAGTCATTATATCCCCAAGAATATGTTGATATTCTCTCGTATACATATAAATATAAAGAGCGGACTTTGGAGATTAAGACAAAAAAACCAGGCGCAGAGGGATGTGAGTATTGGTCGTACAATACTGACACAGACAGTTGGAAACAGCTTTCTGAAGACGAGCGTGAACTTTCTTCTGATGAAGCGCAGGCATATCTTAAGGCCCAATATCCAGAAATAGGGATAAATTTTTTTAGTTACTCCCCTAACGAAATTTTAACATCACTTTGTGACCCAAAGACTGTTACCCAGGAAAGGTTCGTTATTTTCACCAGGAATCCTGGAGCGCGCACCTATTCTGAACGCCAACTTTTCGTCGCTCAGGCCGACAGCATCGTGTATGTGCCTGGTAATACTCGTGTAGTATCTTACAAAGAGCTAGATGGAAAACTTTGTGCGAAGAAACTTGTTAACGACGTTCTTGAAAATGCATTGCCCCCTCACGAAACTATAGAAAACTGGCACGAAGTTGAATTTAATGGTCATGGTGATCTTCTATTGGCATCACGCGTAACAAACCATGGACGAAAAAGTGAATATTGGACTTTAAAAAACGGCGAATGGCATCTGCTGTACAATGGAGAAAATTTCAAATATTGTCTAAACAAAGTAAATTTCGCCAACACCGACAGGGTGTACAGGTCTTCATATAATGAGGCCGGATTAACATTAGAGCTTTTAAATCCCGATACATTATCCTTTGAACCCACAAACGTACAGAATACACTTGTATCCGTAACAGATCATGAGAGCAGGGATTTTATTGTGTCACAAGAAGATCCGCGTGTTATTGTGGCTGTCAAAGACTACCACAATGGGCTAGCACAATGGAAATTTTTAGATACCAACCTTTCTAAACAATATGACAGCTTTCGTGACAAACTCCAGGCAAAATGGACGGAAGAAGGTAGAGAATTCGCAACTGCTCCTTTAACAGTTTCAGAGTTCAAGCTGAACGATAATCAAATTTGTGAAATAGCTTTTTTCTTCCATCAAAACATGGCCATAAATGGGCTAGCTTCTTTGCAGGGGGAAGAGGTGCTTGTTGAGTGGTCCGAATATTTTGATAAAGTTAATCACACGTTGCATCCGCCTCTTCAAGCTCAAACAGTAAAAGTCGATGGTCATGATGTACCCTATTATTATTTGCCACCCGTTAAAGATAACAATAAAAAAACTCTAATCCTTATGCAAGGTGGCCCTATTGGTTATTATGAAGGAGCCTTCTCAGACATAATCCATTATTATACGCAAAATGGCTGGCAAGTGATCATACCCCAGGAAAGTTTGCGTACTGGATATGGTTGGAAGCATTTTATAAAAGGCATTGGAGAAATGGGACGCAAAAACTTACATCAGCTTCTTCATGTTTTTTACGATGCGAAAGTAAAAGGTTTAATTCCAGACATCAACCAAGTCAGCTTGTATGGCCACAGCTATGGTGGATTTGTTGCCGCATCATTTGCCCTGCGTTGGTCAGAATTGCACAAAGAAGCCGGTCTTGCGGAGGAATTTCATTTCCAATCCATTGTGGCTGATGCTGCATTGGTCAGTTCGGATTCGAACCCTGATGTATCTGCAATAGCCTTACCTGATGATGCATTAGGTAATCCAGCAGATTATTTCCGCAAAATCATGCCTATTAACAGGGTGACAGATCCTTTGTCAGCACCTCTATACCTTGTGCATGGCGTTACTGACGTGCGTTGTTCTGCGGCGTATATAAAAGACTTTAAACAGGCTCTAAAAAAAGCGCGTAAAAATGTCCCTTTATATTTGCATTCTGGCAGACATAACCCTCCAGCGCATCCCTGTTACCCCGAATTTGTGGCCGCCTTAATGGAAGGAAAGCCCACCGGTGAACTTGAAAAAGAGATTGGATTATCCATTGAATAGGCGGATTTCCAACAAAAGTTTTCTGAGATTTCCTACCCTTTTCCCCCTCTTATAAGGTATGAAGTAAGATATAAATAGAATAGCGAAATATAGCCATGTTACCCGAGCCCATCTCTTTCCTACAACCTGTCGAGTTGCCGATTCTGTCGGTGACCGACCTATCGCTTAGTTTGAAACAGCTGGTGGAGGGGCATTTTAGGCGGGTGCGAGTGCGTGGCGAAATTTCTGGGTTCAAGCGTCACACATCGGGCCATGCCTATTTCACCCTAAAAGACCAAGATTCGATCATTGATGCGGTATCTTGGCGGGGCACAAACCTAAAGGCCCCGTTGCAAGATGGCTTGGAAGTTATTGTTACCGGCCGTTTAACAACCTATCCTGGGCGGTCCAAGTATCAAATTGTGGTGGATGGAGCCGAAGCCGCTGGCGAAGGCGCCCTATTAAAGGTACTGCTGGAGAGAAAAGCACGCCTTCAGGCCGAAGGGTTATTTGAACACAAACGCCCCCTGCCCGCTTTTCCCAAGACCATCGGCGTGATCACCTCGGCCACAGGTGCTGTTATCCAAGACATTTTGCACCGCCTGAGTGACCGTTACCCGTGTCACGTTCTGGTGTGGCCAGTTTTGGTTCAGGGACCTGGCGCTGCCGATCAAATCACAGCAGCCATTCGCGGGTTTAACGCCCTTGAGCAAAAACCTGATTTACTGATTGTGGCCAGAGGGGGCGGCAGCCTGGAAGATTTATGGTGCTTTAACGAGGAAAATGTGGTCCGAGCAGCTGCTGCCAGTCAGATCCCCTTGATTTCGGCCGTGGGTCATGAAACCGACACCACACTTATTGACTGGGCCTCTGATCTTAGAGCCCCCACACCAACGGCTGCAGCCGAACTGGCCACGCCTGTTCTTTCGCAGGTCCGTTACACCATCCGGCAACACAGCCAACGGCTTTATAATTTGGTGGATCGTCAATTCACGAACGACAGCCTTCATTTAACCAATCTG from the Candidatus Finniella inopinata genome contains:
- a CDS encoding alpha/beta hydrolase family protein, whose protein sequence is MQLLFIRNLFLFVFFTIINLQGHTAQAPAEQSQLAKFLGDTFKDDKSASPFTNAPDDCSQLIDAVVNHMRVGDDEQLRRLFYQPDVNAWVTFYQQVTKKQFSTVDLIDLLDQTKSRLFAAYSGKSADDDNAYFYAPTLFDQLMQQIFAGCWGISDQPTPDDTINHLKRIYGRVVSGLATVHEYYPLGIIKSLESKKAQSSPIETAHFAALQECAASVYSHLRATSGVDPYSVDDFRLSTNVSFFLPSFEKTLGQIHYQNPLSCIYGHPNFRTLAWSLINPEKENVPFNVPGFHYFGTPIFHPSIVEWEDTYTSYCGNSFLFFAKAEGCWWIWSKEFEWSKRLPGWNPIKNRQDILERLKAALKKEFGTAENVELESEQFDPFHFSTAVKFKGENGFQRIVWSTQKPDCSVEIQDFGDIHLDGFLYPTGKTLAWQSPDKKWHLMRFKGSGVDRCLESLYPQEYVDILSYTYKYKERTLEIKTKKPGAEGCEYWSYNTDTDSWKQLSEDERELSSDEAQAYLKAQYPEIGINFFSYSPNEILTSLCDPKTVTQERFVIFTRNPGARTYSERQLFVAQADSIVYVPGNTRVVSYKELDGKLCAKKLVNDVLENALPPHETIENWHEVEFNGHGDLLLASRVTNHGRKSEYWTLKNGEWHLLYNGENFKYCLNKVNFANTDRVYRSSYNEAGLTLELLNPDTLSFEPTNVQNTLVSVTDHESRDFIVSQEDPRVIVAVKDYHNGLAQWKFLDTNLSKQYDSFRDKLQAKWTEEGREFATAPLTVSEFKLNDNQICEIAFFFHQNMAINGLASLQGEEVLVEWSEYFDKVNHTLHPPLQAQTVKVDGHDVPYYYLPPVKDNNKKTLILMQGGPIGYYEGAFSDIIHYYTQNGWQVIIPQESLRTGYGWKHFIKGIGEMGRKNLHQLLHVFYDAKVKGLIPDINQVSLYGHSYGGFVAASFALRWSELHKEAGLAEEFHFQSIVADAALVSSDSNPDVSAIALPDDALGNPADYFRKIMPINRVTDPLSAPLYLVHGVTDVRCSAAYIKDFKQALKKARKNVPLYLHSGRHNPPAHPCYPEFVAALMEGKPTGELEKEIGLSIE
- the xseA gene encoding exodeoxyribonuclease VII large subunit is translated as MLPEPISFLQPVELPILSVTDLSLSLKQLVEGHFRRVRVRGEISGFKRHTSGHAYFTLKDQDSIIDAVSWRGTNLKAPLQDGLEVIVTGRLTTYPGRSKYQIVVDGAEAAGEGALLKVLLERKARLQAEGLFEHKRPLPAFPKTIGVITSATGAVIQDILHRLSDRYPCHVLVWPVLVQGPGAADQITAAIRGFNALEQKPDLLIVARGGGSLEDLWCFNEENVVRAAAASQIPLISAVGHETDTTLIDWASDLRAPTPTAAAELATPVLSQVRYTIRQHSQRLYNLVDRQFTNDSLHLTNLARALPSPQQVLEQTMLRVDDWGDRLSQAYGVFLNYKHQSLVFQRTRLRAPLPLLDSGNQKVGQLADRLIYSQQQFLNQLMDRLTLQSTCLEQNSYQRILKRGFSLITVGDHVVSSVDYFRQNPHASVDLHFSDGTVKVETNAFRP